The Daucus carota subsp. sativus chromosome 7, DH1 v3.0, whole genome shotgun sequence genome window below encodes:
- the LOC108196755 gene encoding subtilisin-like protease SBT1.1 isoform X1 produces the protein MPRSGVHYTSATMSLRTALLLLALMVSVTSSVSTDRGTYIVHMDKSKIKSLETMKWHEYVMDSVHKLSIQENKEEEAYPPNVLYVYETTMFGFSATLTKSNLRSLDKINGFLYAIPDEMLSLHTTHSPGFLGLNPGSGLWHPKNLASDVIIGVLDTGIWPEHISFFDTGMPPVPSNWKGKCEEGTNFTISNCNRKLIGARAFFKGYESVRGTINETEDYRSPRDAEGHGTHTASTAAGNLVPGASFFGNAKGAATGMMFTARIAAYKVCYAFGCSSSDILAAMDTAVSDGVNILSLSLGGIAKPYYGDSIAIAALGAFQQGVFVSCSAGNSGPYSSTVGNVAPWIMTVGASSLDRSFPTTVKLGDGQQFKGASLYSGKNIKSLQLVYGATAGIQGAQYCSNGSLTPELVKGKIVVCQRGGNSRAKKAEQVMFAGGAAMLLVNTDNEGEDIFADPHIIPATSLGALAGNAIKKYVNSTRQPSASITFEGTTYKNVAPVMAAFSSRGPSFIGPDIIKPDVTAPGVNILAAWPPNISPLQLKSDNRSVIFNIISGTSMSCPHVSGLAALIKAAHKDWSPAAIKSALMTTAYTVDSKESPIGDTGSTDGYATPFAYGSGHVDPEKASNPGLIYDITTIDIQNYLCSLKYNSTQLALLSRGNLSCPGHSKHVQSRNLNYPSFAVTFSKKASKNVTITHKRTVTNVGTAKSVYVAQVIAPSGTSVRVKPKALHFSSVGMKLNYQVSFTTVGQRPGPGSSSFGSLTFTSGKFKVRSPIAVTCK, from the exons ATGCCAAGGTCAGGTGTGCAT TATACATCAGCAACCATGAGCTTGAGGACAGCCTTGCTGTTACTAGCCTTGATGGTTTCAGTAACTTCATCTGTTTCGACAGATAGAGGTACTTACATAGTTCACATGGACAAGTCGAAGATCAAAAGTCTTGAGACAATGAAATGGCATGAATATGTCATGGACTCTGTTCATAAATTGTCAATtcaagaaaataaagaagaagaagcATATCCACccaatgttctatatgtttacGAAACAACCATGTTTGGTTTTTCTGCAACACTAACTAAATCAAACCTAAGATCATTAGACAAAATCAATGGTTTTCTCTATGCCATTCCTGATGAAATGCTGAGCCTCCACACCACTCATTCACCAGGTTTTCTCGGCCTAAATCCTGGCAGCGGACTCTGGCATCCCAAgaacttggcttctgatgtcaTAATCGGCGTTCTGGACACTGGAATATGGCCTGAACACATTAGTTTCTTCGACACTGGCATGCCTCCAGTGCCCTCAAATTGGAAAGGCAAATGCGAAGAGGGCACAAATTTTACAATTTCAAATTGTAACAGAAAGCTAATTGGAGCAAGAGCTTTCTTCAAAGGTTATGAATCTGTTAGAGGAACTATTAATGAAACAGAGGACTACAGATCTCCCCGTGATGCAGAAGGCCATGGTACACACACTGCATCAACTGCAGCTGGTAATCTTGTACCAGGTGCAAGCTTTTTTGGCAATGCTAAAGGCGCAGCTACTGGAATGATGTTCACAGCACGAATTGCAGCATATAAAGTTTGTTATGCTTTCGGTTGTTCAAGCTCAGATATTTTAGCTGCCATGGATACAGCTGTCAGTGATGGAGTCAATATATTGTCACTCTCATTAGGTGGCATCGCAAAGCCTTATTATGGAGATAGCATAGCTATTGCAGCACTTGGCGCGTTTCAACAGGGGGTCTTTGTGTCATGCTCAGCTGGGAATTCAGGCCCCTATAGCTCCACTGTTGGCAACGTCGCACCATGGATCATGACTGTGGGTGCAAGCTCCCTTGACAGGAGCTTTCCAACCACAGTTAAACTTGGGGATGGTCAACAATTTAAAGGGGCTTCTTTGTATTCcgggaaaaatattaaaagcttGCAACTTGTGTATGGTGCAACTGCAGGTATACAAGGGGCTCAGTACTGTTCTAATGGCTCCCTTACACCGGAGCTTGTGAAGGGAAAGATTGTAGTTTGTCAAAGAGGAGGGAATAGCCGAGCCAAGAAAGCGGAACAAGTAATGTTTGCAGGGGGTGCTGCAATGCTGCTTGTAAACACTGATAATGAAGGTGAAGACATCTTTGCTGATCCACATATAATCCCTGCAACTTCTTTAGGAGCTTTAGCTGGTAATGCTATAAAGAAGTATGTCAACTCAACTAGACAGCCATCAGCTTCAATTACGTTTGAAGGCACAACATACAAGAATGTTGCACCAGTTATGGCAGCATTTTCATCTAGAGGGCCAAGTTTTATTGGACCTGACATAATCAAACCAGATGTGACAGCACCAGGAGTGAATATCTTAGCCGCATGGCCACCGAATATTAGTCCATTACAGCTCAAGAGCGATAACAGAAGCGTTATCTTCAACATAATCTCAGGCACATCCATGTCCTGCCCTCATGTTTCTGGATTAGCTGCACTCATAAAGGCTGCTCATAAGGACTGGTCACCAGCTGCAATCAAATCCGCCTTGATGACAACTGCTTACACAGTAGACAGCAAAGAATCCCCAATAGGCGACACGGGCTCAACAGATGGTTATGCAACCCCTTTTGCATATGGTTCAGGTCATGTTGATCCTGAAAAGGCTTCCAACCCCGGTCTCATCTACGACATCACTACAATAGACATCCAAAATTACCTTTGCAGTCTTAAGTATAACTCTACACAGCTAGCCCTGTTGTCGCGGGGAAATCTCAGTTGTCCTGGTCATTCAAAACATGTGCAGTCACGCAACTTAAATTATCCATCCTTCGCGGTAACATTCAGCAAGAAGGCTTCAAAAAATGTAACTATTACACACAAGAGAACAGTCACAAATGTGGGGACTGCAAAGAGTGTCTATGTTGCACAGGTGATTGCACCAAGTGGAACATCAGTAAGAGTCAAACCAAAAGCCCTACATTTTTCAAGTGTGGGCATGAAATTGAACTATCAAGTCAGTTTTACTACAGTTGGACAAAGGCCTGGTCCAGGTAGTTCTTCATTTGGCTCCTTAACCTTCACTTCTGGCAAATTTAAAGTTAGAAGTCCCATTGCAGTTACCTGTAAGTAA
- the LOC108196756 gene encoding large ribosomal subunit protein eL36y — protein sequence MAPKQPNTGLFVGLNKGHIVTKKELAPRPSDRKGKTSKRTHFVRNLIREVAGFAPYEKRITELLKVGKDKRALKVAKRKLGTHKRAKKKREEMSNVLRKMRAGGGTEKKK from the exons ATGGCTCCGAAACAGCCCAACACTGGACTCTTTGTGGGTCTCAACAAAGGACACATTGTAACGAAGAAGGAGTTGGCACCTCGTCCGTCTGATAGGAAAGGA aaaactaGCAAAAGAACCCACTTTGTGAGAAACCTGATCCGGGAAGTTGCTGGTTTTGCTCCGTATGAGAAGAGGATTACTGAGCTGCTCAAAGTTGGAAAAGATAAGCGTGCTTTGAAAGTGGCCAAGAGAAAGTTGGGCACTCACAAGAGAGCAAAGAAGAAGAGAGAGGAGATGTCCAATGTTCTCCGTAAGATGAG GGCTGGTGGTGGTACTGAGAAAAAGAAGTGA
- the LOC108196755 gene encoding subtilisin-like protease SBT1.1 isoform X2 produces the protein MSLRTALLLLALMVSVTSSVSTDRGTYIVHMDKSKIKSLETMKWHEYVMDSVHKLSIQENKEEEAYPPNVLYVYETTMFGFSATLTKSNLRSLDKINGFLYAIPDEMLSLHTTHSPGFLGLNPGSGLWHPKNLASDVIIGVLDTGIWPEHISFFDTGMPPVPSNWKGKCEEGTNFTISNCNRKLIGARAFFKGYESVRGTINETEDYRSPRDAEGHGTHTASTAAGNLVPGASFFGNAKGAATGMMFTARIAAYKVCYAFGCSSSDILAAMDTAVSDGVNILSLSLGGIAKPYYGDSIAIAALGAFQQGVFVSCSAGNSGPYSSTVGNVAPWIMTVGASSLDRSFPTTVKLGDGQQFKGASLYSGKNIKSLQLVYGATAGIQGAQYCSNGSLTPELVKGKIVVCQRGGNSRAKKAEQVMFAGGAAMLLVNTDNEGEDIFADPHIIPATSLGALAGNAIKKYVNSTRQPSASITFEGTTYKNVAPVMAAFSSRGPSFIGPDIIKPDVTAPGVNILAAWPPNISPLQLKSDNRSVIFNIISGTSMSCPHVSGLAALIKAAHKDWSPAAIKSALMTTAYTVDSKESPIGDTGSTDGYATPFAYGSGHVDPEKASNPGLIYDITTIDIQNYLCSLKYNSTQLALLSRGNLSCPGHSKHVQSRNLNYPSFAVTFSKKASKNVTITHKRTVTNVGTAKSVYVAQVIAPSGTSVRVKPKALHFSSVGMKLNYQVSFTTVGQRPGPGSSSFGSLTFTSGKFKVRSPIAVTCK, from the coding sequence ATGAGCTTGAGGACAGCCTTGCTGTTACTAGCCTTGATGGTTTCAGTAACTTCATCTGTTTCGACAGATAGAGGTACTTACATAGTTCACATGGACAAGTCGAAGATCAAAAGTCTTGAGACAATGAAATGGCATGAATATGTCATGGACTCTGTTCATAAATTGTCAATtcaagaaaataaagaagaagaagcATATCCACccaatgttctatatgtttacGAAACAACCATGTTTGGTTTTTCTGCAACACTAACTAAATCAAACCTAAGATCATTAGACAAAATCAATGGTTTTCTCTATGCCATTCCTGATGAAATGCTGAGCCTCCACACCACTCATTCACCAGGTTTTCTCGGCCTAAATCCTGGCAGCGGACTCTGGCATCCCAAgaacttggcttctgatgtcaTAATCGGCGTTCTGGACACTGGAATATGGCCTGAACACATTAGTTTCTTCGACACTGGCATGCCTCCAGTGCCCTCAAATTGGAAAGGCAAATGCGAAGAGGGCACAAATTTTACAATTTCAAATTGTAACAGAAAGCTAATTGGAGCAAGAGCTTTCTTCAAAGGTTATGAATCTGTTAGAGGAACTATTAATGAAACAGAGGACTACAGATCTCCCCGTGATGCAGAAGGCCATGGTACACACACTGCATCAACTGCAGCTGGTAATCTTGTACCAGGTGCAAGCTTTTTTGGCAATGCTAAAGGCGCAGCTACTGGAATGATGTTCACAGCACGAATTGCAGCATATAAAGTTTGTTATGCTTTCGGTTGTTCAAGCTCAGATATTTTAGCTGCCATGGATACAGCTGTCAGTGATGGAGTCAATATATTGTCACTCTCATTAGGTGGCATCGCAAAGCCTTATTATGGAGATAGCATAGCTATTGCAGCACTTGGCGCGTTTCAACAGGGGGTCTTTGTGTCATGCTCAGCTGGGAATTCAGGCCCCTATAGCTCCACTGTTGGCAACGTCGCACCATGGATCATGACTGTGGGTGCAAGCTCCCTTGACAGGAGCTTTCCAACCACAGTTAAACTTGGGGATGGTCAACAATTTAAAGGGGCTTCTTTGTATTCcgggaaaaatattaaaagcttGCAACTTGTGTATGGTGCAACTGCAGGTATACAAGGGGCTCAGTACTGTTCTAATGGCTCCCTTACACCGGAGCTTGTGAAGGGAAAGATTGTAGTTTGTCAAAGAGGAGGGAATAGCCGAGCCAAGAAAGCGGAACAAGTAATGTTTGCAGGGGGTGCTGCAATGCTGCTTGTAAACACTGATAATGAAGGTGAAGACATCTTTGCTGATCCACATATAATCCCTGCAACTTCTTTAGGAGCTTTAGCTGGTAATGCTATAAAGAAGTATGTCAACTCAACTAGACAGCCATCAGCTTCAATTACGTTTGAAGGCACAACATACAAGAATGTTGCACCAGTTATGGCAGCATTTTCATCTAGAGGGCCAAGTTTTATTGGACCTGACATAATCAAACCAGATGTGACAGCACCAGGAGTGAATATCTTAGCCGCATGGCCACCGAATATTAGTCCATTACAGCTCAAGAGCGATAACAGAAGCGTTATCTTCAACATAATCTCAGGCACATCCATGTCCTGCCCTCATGTTTCTGGATTAGCTGCACTCATAAAGGCTGCTCATAAGGACTGGTCACCAGCTGCAATCAAATCCGCCTTGATGACAACTGCTTACACAGTAGACAGCAAAGAATCCCCAATAGGCGACACGGGCTCAACAGATGGTTATGCAACCCCTTTTGCATATGGTTCAGGTCATGTTGATCCTGAAAAGGCTTCCAACCCCGGTCTCATCTACGACATCACTACAATAGACATCCAAAATTACCTTTGCAGTCTTAAGTATAACTCTACACAGCTAGCCCTGTTGTCGCGGGGAAATCTCAGTTGTCCTGGTCATTCAAAACATGTGCAGTCACGCAACTTAAATTATCCATCCTTCGCGGTAACATTCAGCAAGAAGGCTTCAAAAAATGTAACTATTACACACAAGAGAACAGTCACAAATGTGGGGACTGCAAAGAGTGTCTATGTTGCACAGGTGATTGCACCAAGTGGAACATCAGTAAGAGTCAAACCAAAAGCCCTACATTTTTCAAGTGTGGGCATGAAATTGAACTATCAAGTCAGTTTTACTACAGTTGGACAAAGGCCTGGTCCAGGTAGTTCTTCATTTGGCTCCTTAACCTTCACTTCTGGCAAATTTAAAGTTAGAAGTCCCATTGCAGTTACCTGTAAGTAA
- the LOC108194886 gene encoding receptor-like protein EIX2: protein MSYTIDRYLLVLFVTFLLCMKTSLSSSESLSKDHITTRCIERERKALLVFKHGVFCHAGKHDFLHSWKNEDGDCCKWEGVGCNNNTGHVTRLHLSSLISPCYTNPTGLGCFSDSLLDLPYLKYLDISQNCFAEFPRFIGSLTKLVHLDFSQNRLSGSIPFQIGNLTYLQYLNLSYNELDGSILKLIGSLDNLRYLDLSSSYFISGYIPHELGNLSKLQHLDLGYTYAQTAGFNSVWLLNLSSLTYLDLSGINIAPSSIWLSVLQRIPSISVMHLNYCNLSGPSSSSSNFSSSISSLHLEENNIDSSIFNWLSHFSVSLVGLGLRHNLLKGRIPESLGHMTALTYLDLSGNQLHGVLPYSIRHLTNLQVIDFSANNFTGNLEDVLFGPFPLLQEFLVSENQLTGSLPDITVLSSLRKLEASSNHLSGYLPPVFEHHSDLQLLDLSNNHFRGSLPYFTGFLSLESLYLSSNEFSGSLPHFTGLSSLKFLHLDKNDFSGVLPDLSGCLSLQELRLGENKLTKWETQSTGLLSSLEELDLSMNSMCSTINEEHLFNLSSLKYLSTSFNSLTFEFNSEWLPPFKLRDLSLASCKSGTNFPNWIRNQEFIGHLDISNNQISDTIPTWFGNLSSVAHLNLSSNKIRGKFPFNFFLIQDIDLSSNYFDGPLPAISVNCLKINLSQNKFSGTLLSMLVVKDFPLRFLDISHNQLFGALPDKWMHLQGLVFLNLEYNNFSGRIPKSIGCLVSLRTLILRNNQLSGDLPVSIRNCSSLGFVDLGLNKLSGKVPSWIGEDLQQLYALILKSNRFYGGLPYEICHLQNLHFLDLSINRISGTIPTCFGNFTAFIHRGTEATEHLYSLPFTLPRRIDKKSSYSYSDNVLARWKGQEFEYGRNFAYLKMIDLSTNELRGEIPIEITRLLQLKGLNLSGNRFYGNVPMDIGQLKELECLDLSGNNFSGRVPSGTQLQGFNISSYEGHIGLCGKPLKNICPEDEPADRVWPAPREYEVDGDDSEYKRSLYISAALGFSAAFWGFIGTLVLNRRWRHAYFLFLYNLKEQFYVAMAVRIARFQGKV, encoded by the exons ATGAGTTATACAATTGATCGATATCTGCTGGTACTATTTGTAACCTTTTTGCTATGCATGAAAACATCGTTGTCCAGTTCAGAATCCTTGTCCAAAGATCACATCACCACGAGGTGCATTGAGAGGGAGAGAAAAGCTCTTCTGGTGTTTAAACACGGTGTTTTCTGCCATGCAGGCAAACATGATTTTCTTCATTCATGGAAGAATGAGGACGGAGATTGCTGTAAGTGGGAAGGTGTTGGCTGCAATAACAACACCGGTCATGTAACTCGCCTTCACCTTTCTTCTCTTATCTCACCATGTTACACGAATCCAACCGGTCTTGGTTGTTTTAGTGATTCATTGCTTGACTTACCATATCTTAAATACTTAGACATCAGTCAGAATTGCTTTGCAGAATTTCCCAGGTTCATTGGTTCTCTCACAAAGTTAGTTCACCTTGATTTCTCACAAAATCGTTTAAGTGGATCTATACCCTTCCAGATTGGGAACCTCACTTACTTGCAGTATCTGAATCTCAGCTATAATGAACTTGATGGTTCTATCTTAAAGTTAATTGGCTCACTTGACAACTTACGATACCTTgatctttcttcttcttatttcaTCTCAGGATATATTCCACATGAGCTTGGGAACCTCTCTAAGTTGCAGCATCTTGATCTTGGTTATACTTATGCTCAAACAGCTGGTTTCAACTCAGTGTGGTTATTAAATCTTTCTTCATTGACATACCTTGACTTGAGTGGTATCAACATTGCCCCTTCTAGTATCTGGCTAAGTGTTCTTCAGAGGATCCCTTCCATATCAGTTATGCATCTAAACTACTGTAATCTCTCGGGGCCATCTTCTAGTTCAAGCAATTTTTCTTCCTCTATTTCTAGCCTTCATCTTGAAGAAAATAACATCGattcatcaatttttaattgGCTTTCTCACTTCAGTGTCAGTCTGGTAGGGCTTGGCCTCCGTCATAACTTGTTAAAAGGTAGAATTCCAGAGTCTTTGGGTCATATGACCGCTCTAACATATCTGGATCTCTCTGGAAATCAGTTACATGGCGTGCTTCCATATTCCATCCGTCATTTAACTAATTTACAAGTCATAGATTTCAGTGCCAACAATTTCACGGGGAACCTTGAAGATGTTTTATTTGGACCGTTTCCTCTTTTGCAAGAATTCTTAGTATCTGAAAACCAACTTACTGGTTCACTGCCTGATATCACAGTACTTTCATCCCTCAGAAAACTGGAAGCAAGCTCGAATCATTTAAGTGGATACCTACCACCAGTTTTTGAACACCATTCAGATCTACAATTATTGGATTTGTCCAATAATCATTTTAGAGGCTCTTTACCATATTTCACAGGATTTTTATCTCTGGAATCATTATATCTTTCTAGTAATGAGTTTTCTGGGAGTCTTCCTCATTTTACTGGATTGTCATCCTTAAAATTTTTACACCTTGATAAAAATGATTTCTCTGGTGTGCTTCCTGATTTAAGCGGATGTTTGTCATTGCAAGAACTGAGACTTGGTGAGAATAAACTGACAAAATGGGAAACTCAGTCAACCGGACTCCTCTCCAGTCTTGAAGAGCTAGACCTTTCAATGAACTCCATGTGCAGTACAATCAATGAAGAACATTTGTTCAATCTTTCTAGCTTAAAGTACCTGAGTACATCATTTAATTCTCTGACATTTGAGTTCAATTCTGAATGGCTTCCACCTTTTAAACTTCGGGACCTTTCTTTGGCATCATGCAAGTCGGGGACAAATTTCCCGAACTGGATTCGAAATCAAGAATTCATTGGTCATCTTGATATCTCTAACAACCAAATCTCAGATACCATCCCTACATGGTTCGGGAATCTCTCAAGTGTAGCACATCTAAATCTCTCTTCCAACAAAATTAGGGGCAAGtttccttttaatttttttttaatccaagatATTGATTTGAGTTCAAACTATTTTGATGGACCGCTACCAGCAATTTCAGTGAACTGTCTCAAAATAAATCTATCTCAGAACAAATTTTCAGGAACACTCCTTTCCATGTTAGTTGTTAAAGACTTCCCATTAAGGTTTCTTGACATCTCGCATAACCAATTGTTTGGTGCACTACCAGATAAATGGATGCATTTACAAGGTCTAGTGTTCCTTAATTTGGAATACAACAATTTTTCTGGTAGAATTCCAAAGTCAATAGGGTGTTTAGTTTCCCTCCGGACACTGATATTACGAAACAATCAGCTCTCCGGTGATCTGCCTGTATCCATAAGGAACTGCAGCAGCCTTGGTTTTGTAGATCTTGGGTTAAATAAGCTATCTGGAAAGGTACCGTCATGGATAGGGGAAGATCTGCAACAGTTGTACGCCctgattttaaaatctaataggTTTTATGGAGGCCTACCTTATGAAATATGTCATTTACAAAACCTTCATTTCCTAGACCTGTCCATTAACAGAATTTCTGGAACTATTCCTACTTGCTTTGGTAATTTTACTGCTTTCATCCACAGAGGAACTGAAGCCACTGAGCATCTATACTCTTTACCATTTACATTGCCACGTAGAATTGATAAAAAATCAAGCTATAGTTATTCTGATAATGTGTTAGCAAGATGGAAAGGGCAGGAATTTGAGTATGGAAGAAATTTCGCATATCTGAAGATGATCGATCTGTCAACCAATGAATTGAGGGGAGAAATTCCCATAGAGATAACCAGACTTCTACAACTCAAGGGATTGAACCTGTCAGGAAATAGGTTTTACGGGAATGTTCCCATGGACATAGGCCAATTAAAAGAGTTAGAATGCTTAGACCTTTCGGGAAACaatttttctg GAAGAGTTCCATCTGGTACTCAGCTCCAGGGATTCAATATTTCCTCATATGAGGGTCACATTGGACTCTGTGGTAAGCCACTCAAAAATATTTGTCCTGAAGACGAACCAGCTGATCGCGTCTGGCCTGCCCCTCGTGAGTATGAAGTAGATGGAGATGATAGTGAGTATAAGAGGTCCCTCTACATAAGTGCAGCACTTGGTTTCAGCGCTGCCTTTTGGGGCTTTATTGGAACTTTAGTGCTAAACCGTCGTTGGAGACATGCATATTTCCTGTTTTTGTACAACTTGAAAGAACAATTCTATGTTGCGATGGCTGTCCGCATTGCCAGATTTCAGGGAAAGGTTTAA